One Pseudomonas rhizophila DNA window includes the following coding sequences:
- a CDS encoding sensor histidine kinase, whose translation MNDLLALLTDKRFIPHGHCYMWRPDLLWTNVIADGLITLSYISIPFPLLYFIHKRKDVPFDWMLTAFGVFILACGTSHVMEILTIWQPYYWLSALVKVITAIASVITAILLVRLVPAALKIPSPQQLARVNDELREAQAELVTTARRAGMAEIATNVLHNVGNVLNSVNVSARLLYEKVHASKGQGVIRVAELMKEHSDDLGAFISSDPKGRALPGYLGKLAEALAAEQRSMIDELVQLTKSIDHIKEIVATQQSYAGNSSVLEPGSLRELIEDVVRICDVSLARHHVTLIKELADIPMMSLDKHKVLQILINLINNAKQALDSVADRPSRITLRLKATDDKHVRIEVEDNGEGISRDNLTRVFEHGFTTRADGHGFGLLRTRWAAS comes from the coding sequence ATGAACGATCTGCTGGCTCTGTTAACCGACAAGCGCTTTATACCCCATGGGCATTGCTATATGTGGCGACCGGATTTGCTGTGGACCAATGTCATTGCCGATGGCTTGATCACCCTGTCCTACATCTCCATCCCCTTCCCCCTTCTGTACTTTATCCACAAGCGCAAAGACGTGCCTTTTGACTGGATGCTGACGGCTTTTGGTGTGTTCATCCTGGCCTGCGGGACCAGCCATGTGATGGAAATCCTGACTATCTGGCAGCCCTACTATTGGCTGTCGGCGCTGGTTAAGGTAATCACTGCTATCGCCTCGGTGATTACTGCCATCCTGCTGGTTCGGCTAGTGCCTGCGGCCCTTAAGATCCCCAGCCCGCAGCAACTGGCCAGGGTCAATGACGAGTTGCGTGAGGCGCAGGCCGAACTGGTCACTACCGCGCGCCGGGCCGGTATGGCGGAAATCGCCACCAATGTGCTGCACAACGTGGGCAATGTACTCAATAGCGTCAATGTGTCAGCCCGACTCTTGTACGAGAAAGTGCACGCATCCAAGGGGCAGGGGGTGATCAGGGTTGCTGAATTGATGAAGGAGCATTCCGATGATCTCGGCGCCTTTATCAGCAGCGATCCGAAAGGTCGCGCGCTACCCGGCTATCTTGGCAAGTTGGCCGAAGCCCTGGCAGCCGAGCAGCGGAGCATGATCGATGAGTTGGTGCAGCTGACCAAGAGCATCGACCATATCAAGGAAATCGTCGCCACCCAGCAGTCCTATGCCGGTAACTCCAGCGTGCTGGAGCCGGGTTCGCTGCGAGAGCTGATCGAGGATGTGGTGCGCATCTGCGATGTGTCCCTGGCGCGTCATCATGTGACGCTGATCAAGGAGCTCGCCGATATTCCGATGATGTCGCTGGACAAGCACAAGGTGCTGCAAATACTGATCAATCTAATCAACAACGCCAAGCAGGCGCTTGATTCGGTGGCGGATCGACCGTCGCGCATTACCCTGCGTCTGAAGGCCACTGACGACAAGCATGTGCGGATCGAGGTCGAGGACAACGGCGAGGGTATCTCCAGGGACAATCTCACCCGGGTGTTCGAGCATGGTTTTACGACGCGCGCCGACGGTCACGGCTTTGGCCTGCTGCGCACGAGATGGGCGGCGAGCTGA
- a CDS encoding accessory factor UbiK family protein: MLAPKDLLDALSGHASRLLSGDTPLPKSEIESQFKALLQSGFSKLDLVSREEFDSQMVVLARTRARLESLEAKVAELETKINPPTE, from the coding sequence ATGCTTGCGCCCAAAGACCTCCTCGACGCCCTGAGCGGCCACGCTTCCCGCCTCTTGAGCGGCGACACACCCCTGCCCAAAAGCGAAATCGAAAGCCAGTTCAAGGCCCTGCTACAAAGCGGGTTCAGCAAGCTGGATCTGGTCAGCCGGGAAGAATTCGACAGCCAGATGGTCGTACTGGCCCGGACCCGGGCGCGGTTGGAGAGCCTGGAGGCGAAGGTGGCGGAGTTGGAGACGAAGATAAATCCTCCTACCGAATAA
- the glnK gene encoding P-II family nitrogen regulator, whose amino-acid sequence MKLVTAIIKPFKLDDVRESLSEIGVQGITVTEVKGFGRQKGHTELYRGAEYVVDFLPKVKIDVAIDDKDLDRVIEAITKAANTGKIGDGKIFVVNLEQAIRIRTGETDTDAI is encoded by the coding sequence ATGAAGCTAGTCACTGCCATCATCAAGCCGTTCAAGTTGGACGACGTGCGCGAGTCGCTGTCCGAAATCGGCGTGCAGGGCATTACCGTTACTGAGGTCAAAGGCTTCGGTCGGCAGAAAGGTCACACCGAGCTGTATCGCGGCGCGGAATACGTGGTTGATTTCCTGCCCAAGGTGAAGATCGATGTCGCCATTGACGACAAGGATCTGGACCGGGTTATCGAGGCGATCACCAAGGCCGCCAATACCGGCAAGATTGGTGACGGCAAGATATTTGTGGTCAATCTGGAACAGGCTATTCGCATCCGTACCGGCGAAACCGATACCGACGCTATCTAA